In Candidatus Liberibacter africanus PTSAPSY, the genomic stretch GCAAGTACGTCTTGATCTCTTGGATAAAGTATAGCCATTTGTTGCATTACAGCAAGAGCTTGAGAATTGTTTCCTACTCTTCTTAGTACATCTGCATACACAATTCCTACCATTTTGTTTTTAGTGTTTCTTTTGTATTGCGCGCCTATTGCATCTTTAACTTCTAATAGTTGGTCGTGATTCATATTTTCCAAGTATTCAGAATTGTCAAGATATGCTCTAGGCTTTAATAAGAAGCAGCTAGATACTAAAAATAGTGGAATTAAAATAATTGTGCGTTTTACTGTTTTTAAAAAAAAATTAAAAAAGGCAAATAAGGTAACCATATATTATATTTCCTTGAAATCACCTAGAAAAGAATATTGCTGACTGTTACTTAAATTTCCTCAAATACACTTTATTCAAAAATAATACAGTGTATTCACTTAGAAAAATAAAAAAGTTCTTCAATCTACAGCAATTATACTACAGTTATTTTTACTATCCACGTAATATAATAACCCTACGGTGTCATTATATTCTTTCATTATCTCTCCTGCAAGGGTAATTTATAAGTGATACGGGTAATAGTTATCATTTAATTATTATTAATGTCTCAGTATTTATGGTTAAAATTGTCATTTTAACATAAGATCACTCTATTTTAACCATTGGGGGAAAGTAGATCTCACCTTGATTCCATTAATGGTTAGCTCCATAGATTTTACCATAGCGTTATTGATTTTATCTATTCTGGCTATTGCTAGAGCTTTTTTCCCTACAACGACTCCAAGTGTTCCAATTTTTATATTATCAGCGATGAGAGAGGATCCTCTAGGGGGGAGTGCATCACTTCCTGTGATAATTGTTGGACGTCTGCGTATTATATTACGGTGTTGCATGCGTGATACGACTTCTTGCCCAATATAGCAACCTTTCGTAAAGGAAATTCCTTTTATAAGGTCCATCGAGGCATCGTGGGGAAATATTGTAGATGATAAAAAATCAGTGTCAGGATCCACAATCCCATAAGTAATTCTAAGTTCATTATATGTTTTGATATCAGAAGTAGCGTTGTTATTATGCCCCAATGTTCTATGAAGCAATACATTGGCTATTGAAAATCTTTCATCAACAAAGGAAAGATTATTGGAATTATGTTCCTGATTCCAAAATAATGTGACTCCATCTGTCGATTGAGTTTCTATAGTAACATTTGAGCGTAATTTATAGAAAAGAAGCCTTTCCATCAAAGAATCACATTGATTCATGTCTGTTTCTAGCATGAAAACGTTTTCTTCAACTTTGCTAATTAAAAAATAAAATAAAATTTTTCCTTGAGGAGTAAGAAGTGCACTACCACGTGAGATTTTCAAAGGCAGTGAGGTTATATCGGCTGTGATAATACCTTGTAAAAAAGATACAGAAGAGTTACCGCTAACTTTAACAAAGGATCGCTCAGATAGGTAAACAGATGTCATTCATTTTCTCAAAAAGATCGTATTGCATGTATTACTAATAGCTTTTAGATATGATAAACCTCCTTTACGGTTATGCTATCTCTTCTAAGAATTATAAGGATTAAGTTACATTGTTCAGTAAAATTATTTTTTTTACTGAACAACTCTTTCAGGTGAAAATTCTCCTGATAACATGCGGGAAATGAGTGAATTGAGTAATAACTCTACTTTGTCTTCACCTTGGATACGTACTGTTTCGCGAATTGCTTGAGTAATAGCAGCATTAGCAATAATTTCTGGCTCTATGCCATCTGCTATACCGCCTGCCCAAGCTTCATTCTGATACTCAATCGCAACTTGCATTTTTTCATGAAAGAGTAGAGCATCAAAATCTTGTTTTTTCTCTTCTGCGCTACGTATACTTGCCATAGTTTTTACTCCTAGCTAATAGACTACCACTGGTTCTTTGGTAATATATAGATCTCAGCACAATAGCATTATCAAAGATGAATCTTTACTACAGTTGAGAAGATCAATTTTATACACAAGATATTGTATAACTATCAAATAGTACAGCTATTTCAGACTAAAAAATGATGTTTCAATATTAAATAATTATACAAATAGAACGTAATTGAGATAATTATGTTTATTTCTATCTTATAATGATAACCAAATATAGTGAGAAAGATGTATCTGTTATACACAAGCCTTTAGAAATTTTTATGCGATTTTACACAGAAAAAAGGATAATTTTTTATAAAATATAACAGTAGATTACTGATATAAAGTATTATTTCAAAATATTTGACACATACATGGCAAAAGGCGCTGATACTCTTTTTTTATTGCTTTTTGGTGGTTTATGTTCAATTTTTTATAATGGATAAAAACATTTTTATCTTTAAGTGACACGTTGGATAGTTGTCGCGTTTTTCGCATTAAGTTGTTCAACTTTTTAGTGGTATGACCTTTTATTATGGCCTATTTTCTGGGGAGGTCTCCTCTTTTTGCGCGAATATTTATAAAGATGCAGAAATATAAGAATGTTTTTTGACGGTGATTCGCTCTATTTAATATTCCAAACAATCTATGGGAAACATGTAATAGACATATAATTTGTACTATCTAAAATTTGAAAATTTTTAAAAACAATTATGTGGTGTAAAATATTTTATCATTGACTTCCCCAACAAACCAAACTGGAATTTATGATACACACAATTATAAAGGCGCACAGATAAAAGTATTTTCGTCTTTTTGACACGTATTATTTTGGGAAAAAATAAGCGAATAACTGCTGTAAAAAAAGAATATTTTTTCAAACTATTTCAATTTTTCATTAGGCTAAGGATGTGAACATATAAGATATGTTGTTTAGAGATATAATGATGAATAAAAAATGTTTAATAAAAATGGCATCTCGATATTTTTATTACGATTCTTTGAAAAAGATATATTTTTTATTGAGTGTTTGTACAACGGGTTCTTGATGAGTTGCTTCAAAATAATCATAGCCTATTTTAATCATATTCCAGAAAGGATAACTTGGATGATTGCGATAGCGTCGCATATTTTTTGATGTCATTCGGAAAGGAAATGCTTGTATTTGTATGTACGGCTGGATTTCTCCTCTGAGTGTATCCCGTACAATGGCATATATTTCTTTCATTTGTTTGTTATTCATTGCGTAGCAACCTGCAGAAATACAGTCGCCGTGAATCATGATGTCATTTCCTGTTCTGTTATGTTCTTTATCAAAATCGTTGGGGAATCCGATGTTGATTGATAGGAAGTATTTTGAATTAGGATTTAAGTTATTCAACCCAATATAGTAGAATCCTTCAGGGGCTTGTCTATCTCCTATTTCCATCTTAGGGCCGATTATGCCTGACCATGCGCATATTTTATATGCCTTCAACATAACATATTTTGCATCATCATTACGTTTCCATATTTCAAGGATATTCTCCTTTTTAAAGATTCGTATCAAAGTAGGCTGATAAGCAGTAGTTTTGTTTTTTATCATAGATAAAATGAGGCTATTTGGTAGGGGATACTCTGCTTTATCAATTAATGGCTGGTGATGATGGCATCCATTGAGAAATATCAATAATGAGAATAGTAAAAAATTATATAAATTTTTCATTTTTTGATTATCTGGTTAAGAAACAACATTACAACTGATAACTACTTATAAGTTTCGTCCAATATTTAAATATTTTTCATGGCGGTGCTTGCGAATATCTTCGCCGGAATATGTTGCCGTTTCTGATAAAAATTGGTTTATTACTTTGCCAACAGAATAAATAGCTTGTGCAGGATTTCTATGAGCTCCTCCTACAGGCTCTGGAATGATTTCATCAATTACGGACATAGATTTTA encodes the following:
- a CDS encoding L,D-transpeptidase family protein translates to MIKNKTTAYQPTLIRIFKKENILEIWKRNDDAKYVMLKAYKICAWSGIIGPKMEIGDRQAPEGFYYIGLNNLNPNSKYFLSINIGFPNDFDKEHNRTGNDIMIHGDCISAGCYAMNNKQMKEIYAIVRDTLRGEIQPYIQIQAFPFRMTSKNMRRYRNHPSYPFWNMIKIGYDYFEATHQEPVVQTLNKKYIFFKES
- a CDS encoding YgfZ/GcvT domain-containing protein, which gives rise to MTSVYLSERSFVKVSGNSSVSFLQGIITADITSLPLKISRGSALLTPQGKILFYFLISKVEENVFMLETDMNQCDSLMERLLFYKLRSNVTIETQSTDGVTLFWNQEHNSNNLSFVDERFSIANVLLHRTLGHNNNATSDIKTYNELRITYGIVDPDTDFLSSTIFPHDASMDLIKGISFTKGCYIGQEVVSRMQHRNIIRRRPTIITGSDALPPRGSSLIADNIKIGTLGVVVGKKALAIARIDKINNAMVKSMELTINGIKVRSTFPQWLK